The following proteins are encoded in a genomic region of Herminiimonas arsenicoxydans:
- a CDS encoding putative Cobyrinic acid a,c-diamide synthase (Evidence 3 : Function proposed based on presence of conserved amino acid motif, structural feature or limited homology; Product type pe : putative enzyme), whose amino-acid sequence MTIVTVFNQKGGVGKTTTALNLAAALARRGCQPYGIDLDPQAHLSAVTGVMANSGNDTILSLFQHNRTLRELVRVSPTSGIGIIPAHMELSKIDTMFGKGYDIVNMLNANLRGEKFNDENTPVMIDCCPLIGVLSLNAIFACDCLIIPVSADHLSAKGAIQIEKTLKALEPVLKRRVNRRYLLTRFDGRRSMAWEVLKILEERFGAEVCRTRISENVSLAESPAYNKTIFEHAPHSRGAQDYETLLDELLAEGFIDAPALARDERQNIVN is encoded by the coding sequence GGGAAAAACCACGACTGCACTGAATCTTGCAGCCGCACTGGCGCGACGCGGTTGCCAACCTTACGGTATTGATCTGGACCCGCAAGCGCACTTGAGCGCAGTCACCGGCGTGATGGCGAATTCGGGCAACGACACTATCCTCAGTCTGTTTCAGCACAATCGCACATTGCGCGAACTGGTGCGCGTATCGCCTACCAGCGGCATCGGCATCATTCCGGCGCATATGGAATTATCGAAAATCGATACCATGTTTGGCAAAGGCTACGATATCGTCAACATGCTCAATGCCAATTTGCGCGGCGAAAAATTCAACGACGAAAACACGCCGGTCATGATCGATTGCTGCCCATTGATAGGCGTGCTGTCGCTGAATGCAATCTTTGCCTGCGATTGCCTGATCATACCGGTATCGGCGGATCATCTATCGGCAAAGGGCGCCATCCAGATTGAAAAAACCCTGAAGGCATTGGAGCCTGTGTTGAAGCGCCGCGTCAATCGACGTTATTTATTGACGCGCTTCGACGGACGACGCAGCATGGCGTGGGAAGTGCTGAAAATACTGGAAGAAAGATTCGGCGCCGAGGTCTGTCGCACGCGCATCTCGGAAAATGTCAGCCTGGCGGAAAGTCCCGCATATAACAAGACAATATTCGAGCATGCGCCTCACAGTCGTGGCGCACAGGATTACGAAACCTTGCTCGATGAATTGCTGGCTGAAGGCTTTATCGACGCACCCGCCTTAGCGCGAGATGAGAGACAGAATATCGTCAACTGA
- a CDS encoding Hypothetical protein (Evidence 5 : No homology to any previously reported sequences) — protein MRIDIYRRAEHAGHFSYMAVPEGKLIPEEAVNTDWELTNRGVDVEDGATQLENFSIDAPFEQIQAKGYAITSVKKLANSSP, from the coding sequence ATGCGCATTGATATTTATAGAAGAGCAGAGCACGCCGGTCATTTTTCCTATATGGCCGTACCCGAAGGCAAGTTGATCCCGGAAGAGGCAGTCAATACGGATTGGGAGTTGACGAATCGCGGCGTAGATGTGGAAGATGGCGCAACGCAGCTGGAAAATTTTTCGATCGATGCTCCCTTTGAGCAAATCCAGGCCAAAGGTTACGCAATTACCAGCGTCAAGAAGCTGGCGAATTCCTCGCCGTAA